In a single window of the Blattabacterium cuenoti genome:
- a CDS encoding SurA N-terminal domain-containing protein has translation MSFLEKIRKNTWLIFLFISISLIFFILDPNILMKFITKNSTIIGKVNGDNIFSKEYLDYFQFLKRFRENEADHYLKNDAWKLLVHEKVLNQQAKKLGIQSTKKDFWKAIENQSIYSKIIDFQDEKGKMDMEKFRLYLKNLEKSSSNLTPQIEAEKNIWYYEKNNIPKRILAKKYVEMLMYGLNTSFMEAQLNYRDKNLFSIIDYVFIPYSEIEKKYYKIKSHEIYDYINKNKFLYKKENLRNLSFVFFRSYPSLDDEKNMDIEIKKLFNKFKFSNYNSTIVSNQSEKPFDENFYLKKNLPIVLQHFVEKQNKVGSMFGPIKDNNIYIMAKLTGKKMVYNSVLLSHILISHKEAIRYSNNRSKKKAKKIAKMIYDIVVKNPDKFNSLIMEKSDDFIKKNKGNLGWIKYEEQNESFKGSFDFFSSKNKKGTIGFTETKFGYHIIRIDEIKDIKPTYQLAIIIKTLNPSKKTEEILYQKVVQFMKENKNSDLNTFINNARKKRYETIFLKEIKNYQWNINDLNTELDKEIINWSYEQNRKEGDINIFSTSNKDYIIVFLSKIQNKGFPIEEIKNNLIPFLIKKKMDHYISNVIKNKHRNLEKIASHFSKKIKKSYKINFYQSMIEGYKEPKVIGYTFSSKLHETSKPILGEKGLFFIRPLKRFNISKKPSYFYPEIESLNGDLRKHVLEKLGNVLIEKSEIKDYRKNI, from the coding sequence ATGAGTTTTTTAGAAAAGATCAGAAAAAATACATGGTTAATTTTCTTATTTATAAGTATATCTTTGATTTTTTTTATATTAGATCCTAATATTCTAATGAAATTTATTACTAAAAATTCCACTATCATTGGAAAAGTAAATGGGGATAATATTTTTTCAAAAGAATATCTTGATTATTTTCAATTCTTGAAACGATTTCGTGAAAATGAGGCAGATCATTATTTGAAAAATGATGCCTGGAAATTATTAGTTCATGAAAAAGTATTGAATCAGCAAGCAAAAAAATTAGGAATACAAAGTACAAAAAAAGATTTTTGGAAAGCTATAGAAAATCAATCAATATATAGTAAAATAATCGATTTTCAAGATGAAAAAGGAAAAATGGACATGGAAAAATTTAGATTGTATTTGAAAAATTTAGAAAAATCATCTTCAAATTTAACTCCTCAAATAGAAGCAGAGAAAAATATTTGGTATTATGAAAAAAATAATATTCCAAAAAGGATTCTTGCGAAAAAATATGTAGAGATGTTGATGTATGGGCTCAATACATCTTTTATGGAAGCTCAATTAAATTATAGAGATAAAAATTTATTTTCCATAATTGATTATGTATTTATTCCTTATTCAGAAATAGAAAAAAAATATTATAAAATAAAAAGTCATGAAATTTATGACTATATTAATAAAAATAAATTTCTATACAAAAAAGAGAATTTAAGAAATCTTAGTTTTGTATTTTTCCGTTCTTATCCATCATTGGATGATGAAAAGAACATGGATATTGAAATAAAAAAATTATTTAATAAATTTAAATTTTCCAATTATAATTCTACAATTGTTTCTAATCAATCTGAAAAACCTTTTGATGAAAATTTTTATTTGAAAAAAAATCTCCCTATTGTTTTGCAACACTTTGTTGAAAAACAAAATAAAGTTGGGAGTATGTTTGGTCCTATTAAAGACAATAATATCTATATTATGGCTAAATTGACGGGGAAAAAAATGGTATATAATTCCGTTTTATTGAGCCACATATTAATATCTCATAAAGAAGCTATACGTTATTCCAATAATAGATCTAAAAAAAAAGCTAAAAAAATAGCAAAAATGATATATGATATTGTGGTTAAAAATCCTGATAAATTCAATTCTTTAATTATGGAAAAATCTGATGATTTTATTAAAAAAAATAAAGGAAATTTAGGATGGATAAAATATGAAGAACAAAATGAATCTTTTAAAGGATCTTTTGATTTTTTTTCTTCAAAAAATAAAAAAGGAACTATAGGTTTTACTGAAACTAAATTCGGATATCATATCATCAGAATTGACGAAATAAAAGATATAAAACCTACTTACCAATTAGCCATAATAATCAAAACATTGAATCCATCAAAAAAAACGGAAGAGATACTTTATCAAAAGGTAGTTCAATTTATGAAAGAAAATAAAAACTCTGATCTTAATACATTTATTAATAATGCAAGAAAAAAAAGGTATGAAACTATCTTTTTGAAAGAAATAAAAAATTATCAATGGAATATTAACGATTTAAATACAGAATTAGATAAAGAAATTATAAACTGGTCTTATGAACAAAATAGAAAAGAGGGAGATATTAATATTTTTTCTACTTCAAATAAAGATTATATCATAGTTTTTTTATCTAAAATTCAAAATAAAGGATTTCCCATTGAAGAAATAAAAAATAATTTAATCCCTTTTCTTATTAAGAAAAAAATGGATCATTATATATCTAATGTAATAAAAAATAAACATAGAAATTTGGAAAAAATAGCTTCTCATTTTTCTAAAAAAATAAAAAAATCTTATAAAATTAATTTTTATCAATCTATGATTGAAGGATACAAAGAACCTAAAGTAATAGGATATACTTTTTCATCAAAATTACATGAGACTTCGAAACCCATATTAGGAGAAAAGGGTCTTTTTTTTATAAGACCATTAAAACGTTTTAATATATCTAAGAAACCTTCTTATTTTTATCCTGAAATAGAATCTTTAAATGGAGACTTAAGAAAACATGTTTTAGAAAAATTAGGAAATGTATTAATTGAAAAATCTGAAATTAAAGATTATAGAAAAAATATATAA
- a CDS encoding hemolysin family protein: MIFHISIVFITILVSAFFSGMEMAMISSSLFQIELEKEKKKGSFHSKLLSKSISNSKKFITTMLIGNTISLVIYGIYMGKLFLSIFPKEFLDNSLWMIFLESVFSATIILIIGEFIPKIIFSVYSNELLSLFIVPVYVIYKIFYPVTNSIIWISNVFLKILGEQEHDKKKFFDKEDLIYFLSENIENNVKGKEIVESEIEIFHKALDFSEKKARECMVPRKEIVSSNLVFSSIDNVRNIFTESGLSKIVIYKNNIDNIIGYIHYSELLKKPKNIESIIKSVELVYVTTPVRTIMDLLIKKKRSIAIVLDEYGGTAGMITIEDILEEFLGDIKDEHDENLLLDNKLNDHEFLFSARLEIDFINAKYNLDLPKSDKYETLGGLIVTYTGNIPKNGDKIIINENFYIEIKKVSKNKIEEVFLKKNF, from the coding sequence ATAATATTTCATATTAGTATCGTGTTTATCACGATACTTGTATCTGCTTTTTTTTCTGGAATGGAAATGGCTATGATTTCTTCTAGCTTGTTTCAAATAGAATTAGAAAAAGAAAAAAAGAAAGGATCTTTTCATTCTAAACTTCTTTCAAAAAGTATTAGTAATTCCAAAAAATTTATCACTACAATGCTCATTGGGAATACCATATCTTTAGTTATATATGGTATTTATATGGGAAAATTATTTTTATCTATTTTTCCAAAGGAATTTTTGGATAATTCTTTGTGGATGATTTTTTTAGAATCAGTATTCTCAGCTACTATTATTTTGATCATTGGTGAATTTATTCCAAAAATAATATTTAGTGTGTATTCAAATGAATTATTGAGTTTATTCATTGTACCTGTATATGTAATATATAAAATATTTTATCCTGTTACCAATTCCATTATTTGGATTTCTAATGTTTTTTTAAAGATTTTAGGAGAACAAGAACATGATAAAAAGAAATTTTTTGATAAAGAAGATTTAATTTATTTTTTATCAGAAAATATAGAGAATAATGTCAAAGGAAAAGAAATTGTAGAATCTGAAATTGAAATTTTTCATAAAGCTTTGGATTTTTCTGAAAAAAAAGCAAGAGAATGTATGGTACCTAGAAAGGAAATAGTTTCTTCTAACTTGGTATTTTCTTCTATAGATAATGTTAGAAATATTTTTACTGAAAGCGGATTATCTAAAATAGTAATTTATAAAAATAATATAGATAATATTATAGGTTACATTCATTATTCAGAATTACTGAAAAAACCAAAAAATATTGAGTCTATAATTAAATCAGTAGAATTAGTTTATGTGACAACTCCTGTTAGAACAATTATGGATCTTTTAATTAAAAAAAAAAGAAGTATTGCTATAGTATTAGATGAATACGGTGGAACAGCAGGGATGATAACTATAGAAGATATTTTAGAAGAATTTCTTGGAGATATAAAAGATGAACATGATGAAAATTTATTATTGGATAATAAATTAAATGATCATGAATTTTTGTTTTCTGCACGTTTAGAAATCGATTTTATTAATGCTAAATATAATTTAGATCTTCCTAAATCTGATAAATATGAAACTTTAGGAGGTTTGATAGTTACTTATACAGGGAATATTCCAAAAAACGGAGATAAAATTATCATCAATGAAAATTTTTATATTGAAATTAAAAAAGTATCTAAAAATAAAATAGAAGAAGTTTTTCTTAAAAAAAATTTTTAA
- the secD gene encoding protein translocase subunit SecD → MRIKNFFTIFVTIILTTICLYYISHSIIIHSRNYTNLKDNKKTLNLGLDLKGGISMILDISEKDLLKKFSENSQNFFFLKALENADKKKKEYPNTDYLSFFINSFNQEVKSQKLNISLSSPNLFGNKSNIEDIDLNSSDLKVERFLRKKIESSLISIQNILRSRIDRFGIIQPNIQRIKNSNRILVELSGIKDIDRIKNILEKKAELHFFETYNLQEIISYFNTINKFYDKKYYKNERKKSFIDFLNLPLIKSLNTVGLVHIKHKKIISDFLNSSRVINSLPYHLHNVKFLWGYKNLDNFLQLFAVKIDNHETYNSLNGDMVTHAYKTFGPLNEISINIKMNQEGTEKWKIFTEKNTGKSIAIVLDNLVYAAPVVKSVIPNGMSQIYGNFSIQESNDLINVLSTGELPTSVKVIQTDIIGPYLGKKSIQKGIISFLIAFFFIFIWMFFYYSIPGLYANIVLFFNIIFIFGILISMNAVLTFPGIAGIILTLAMSMDANILIYEKIKENLRNKISILISINNSYTLQGALSSIIDGQITTLLCGIILFYFGIGPIRGFATTLIIGIMISMFTSTCLGRLFLEWHLKKYKKIFFKNLNKIQSMQYDFLSKRKWAYMISCIMIIISILSFFLKGFNLGLDFVGGRSYVILFDRKIVPEKISEILSKTFMENGIPSFPRVQTFGDENQLKIVTKYKIWEENDQIDEMILKKMYTALKAFFPINFNEFKNIKKDKSLGLLSIEKVGPIVAIDITHKAFISIIISLIGIFIYIFMRFKKWQFGLGAVASLVHDSIIVLGIFSFFHKKLSILEIDQTFIAALLTIIGYSINDTVIVYDKIRQISKKTSIMMKETINQGINSSLTRTINTSFITLLVILIIFFFGGKILHGFMFALFVGISIGTYSSIFIAPSIVYDCCKKNIKK, encoded by the coding sequence ATGCGTATAAAAAATTTTTTTACGATTTTTGTAACTATAATATTGACTACTATTTGTTTATATTATATATCACATAGTATAATCATACATTCTAGAAATTATACAAATTTAAAAGATAATAAAAAAACTTTAAATCTAGGATTAGATTTAAAAGGAGGAATCAGTATGATTTTAGATATATCTGAAAAAGATTTATTGAAAAAATTTTCTGAAAATTCACAAAATTTTTTTTTTCTAAAAGCATTAGAAAATGCAGATAAGAAAAAAAAAGAATATCCAAATACAGATTATTTATCATTTTTCATTAATTCTTTTAATCAAGAGGTAAAAAGTCAAAAATTAAATATAAGTTTATCTTCTCCAAATTTATTTGGTAATAAATCGAACATCGAAGATATCGATTTGAATAGTTCTGATTTAAAAGTGGAAAGATTTTTAAGAAAAAAAATAGAATCATCTCTAATTTCTATTCAGAATATCTTAAGATCTAGAATAGATAGATTTGGTATTATACAACCTAATATACAAAGAATTAAAAATTCTAATCGAATTTTAGTAGAATTATCTGGGATAAAAGATATAGATAGAATAAAAAATATTTTAGAAAAAAAAGCGGAATTGCATTTTTTTGAAACTTATAATTTACAAGAAATTATTTCATATTTTAATACAATAAATAAATTTTATGATAAAAAATATTATAAAAACGAAAGAAAAAAATCCTTCATAGATTTTTTGAATCTACCTCTTATTAAATCTTTAAATACAGTGGGATTAGTTCATATAAAACATAAAAAAATTATTTCTGATTTTTTAAATTCTTCTAGGGTTATAAATTCTTTACCATATCATTTACATAATGTAAAATTTTTATGGGGATATAAAAATTTAGATAATTTTTTGCAATTATTTGCTGTAAAAATAGATAATCATGAAACATATAATTCTTTGAATGGAGATATGGTTACTCATGCTTATAAAACTTTTGGCCCACTTAACGAGATCTCTATAAATATTAAAATGAATCAAGAAGGAACTGAAAAATGGAAAATATTTACGGAGAAAAATACGGGAAAAAGTATAGCAATAGTACTTGATAATTTAGTATATGCAGCTCCTGTAGTAAAATCTGTAATTCCAAATGGAATGTCTCAAATATATGGAAATTTTTCAATACAAGAATCTAATGATTTAATCAATGTATTAAGTACAGGCGAATTACCTACCTCTGTCAAAGTAATTCAAACTGATATAATAGGACCTTATTTGGGAAAAAAATCTATTCAAAAAGGAATCATATCTTTTTTAATAGCTTTCTTTTTTATATTTATTTGGATGTTTTTTTATTATTCAATTCCAGGATTATACGCAAATATTGTTCTATTTTTTAATATAATATTTATTTTTGGTATACTCATTTCTATGAATGCAGTATTAACTTTTCCTGGTATTGCAGGAATTATACTCACATTAGCTATGTCCATGGATGCTAATATCCTTATTTACGAAAAAATTAAAGAAAATCTTAGAAATAAAATTTCTATATTAATATCTATCAATAATAGTTACACATTACAGGGAGCTTTATCTTCTATTATAGATGGACAAATCACAACTTTATTATGTGGAATCATTTTATTTTATTTTGGAATAGGACCAATACGAGGATTTGCAACTACTTTAATTATTGGAATTATGATATCTATGTTTACTTCCACTTGTTTAGGAAGATTATTTTTAGAATGGCATTTAAAAAAATATAAAAAGATCTTTTTTAAAAATTTGAATAAAATTCAAAGTATGCAATATGATTTTTTATCCAAAAGGAAATGGGCTTATATGATTTCTTGTATTATGATAATTATTAGTATACTATCTTTTTTTTTAAAAGGATTCAATCTAGGACTAGATTTTGTTGGAGGTCGTTCTTATGTGATTCTTTTTGATCGAAAAATAGTTCCTGAAAAAATTTCTGAAATTTTATCAAAAACATTTATGGAAAATGGGATACCTTCCTTTCCTAGAGTACAAACATTCGGAGATGAAAATCAACTAAAAATAGTAACAAAATATAAAATATGGGAAGAAAACGATCAAATAGATGAAATGATTTTGAAAAAAATGTATACAGCTTTGAAAGCTTTTTTTCCTATAAATTTCAATGAATTTAAAAATATAAAAAAAGATAAATCTTTAGGTCTTTTATCTATCGAAAAAGTAGGACCTATAGTAGCTATAGATATAACTCATAAGGCGTTCATATCTATTATTATTTCTTTGATAGGAATTTTTATATACATTTTTATGAGATTCAAAAAATGGCAATTTGGCTTAGGTGCAGTGGCCTCTTTAGTTCATGATTCAATTATTGTGCTTGGAATATTTTCTTTTTTTCATAAAAAACTTTCTATTTTGGAAATAGATCAAACTTTTATAGCTGCTTTATTAACGATAATAGGTTATTCAATTAATGATACCGTAATAGTTTATGATAAAATTAGACAAATTTCAAAAAAAACATCAATTATGATGAAAGAAACTATAAATCAAGGTATTAATAGTTCTCTAACTAGAACTATTAATACTTCTTTTATTACTTTATTAGTAATTTTAATCATTTTCTTTTTTGGAGGAAAAATTCTTCATGGTTTTATGTTCGCTTTATTTGTTGGAATTAGTATTGGAACTTATTCCTCTATATTTATAGCCCCATCCATAGTATACGATTGTTGTAAAAAAAATATAAAAAAATGA
- a CDS encoding Sec-independent protein translocase subunit TatA/TatB produces the protein MKNFLFISIEESFFIIFIAILVFGPKKIPDIARGLGEGIRYLKEAKTKIKNEIIQNNIDSSVKKKEISSYEKKKIKKYIPPYSIKRNN, from the coding sequence ATGAAAAATTTTTTGTTTATTAGTATAGAAGAAAGTTTTTTTATCATTTTTATAGCTATCCTTGTTTTTGGGCCTAAAAAAATCCCCGACATAGCTCGTGGATTAGGAGAAGGAATACGATATTTAAAAGAAGCCAAAACCAAAATTAAAAATGAAATTATTCAAAATAATATAGATTCATCTGTAAAAAAAAAAGAAATTTCTAGTTATGAAAAGAAAAAAATAAAAAAATACATACCTCCTTATTCTATAAAACGGAATAATTAG
- a CDS encoding isoprenyl transferase, with amino-acid sequence MKKLLEKIDYNNIPHHVAVIMDGNGRWAEKRGKMRTFGHEKAIQSVRDTITGCKELGIPYITLYVFSSENWNRPKEEIDNLMHLFHTNLKIHLEEIHEKNVKIITIGEIEKFSEIIQKELFFFMKKTKHNTSGTLILALSYSAREEILRATKNIAKKVCNGLFSIKDINFSFFKNHLYTKDLPDVDLIIRTSGEQRISNFLLWQSAYAELYFTKILWPDFRKKDFFEAIINYQKRKRRFGNVE; translated from the coding sequence ATGAAAAAATTATTAGAAAAAATAGATTATAATAATATTCCTCATCATGTAGCTGTTATTATGGATGGAAATGGTCGTTGGGCAGAGAAAAGAGGAAAAATGAGAACATTTGGTCATGAAAAAGCGATACAGTCTGTAAGAGATACTATAACTGGATGTAAAGAATTAGGGATTCCTTATATAACTTTATATGTATTTTCTTCAGAAAATTGGAATAGACCTAAAGAAGAAATAGATAACTTAATGCATTTATTTCACACTAATTTAAAAATTCATTTAGAAGAAATTCATGAAAAAAATGTGAAAATTATTACTATAGGAGAAATAGAAAAATTTTCTGAAATAATTCAAAAAGAACTATTTTTTTTCATGAAAAAAACAAAACATAATACATCTGGAACTTTGATTTTGGCATTGAGTTATAGTGCTAGAGAAGAAATTTTAAGAGCAACAAAAAATATTGCTAAAAAAGTATGCAATGGTTTATTTTCTATAAAAGATATAAATTTTTCTTTTTTTAAAAATCATTTATACACTAAAGATTTACCAGATGTAGATTTAATTATTAGAACAAGTGGAGAACAGCGTATTAGTAATTTTTTACTTTGGCAATCTGCTTATGCAGAGTTGTATTTTACAAAAATTTTATGGCCTGATTTTCGGAAAAAAGATTTTTTCGAAGCTATAATAAATTATCAAAAAAGAAAACGTCGTTTTGGAAACGTAGAATAA
- a CDS encoding OmpH family outer membrane protein — protein sequence MKKNTIFYFLLFLFLFGYSYSYSNSLKECHKKIVCLNSIVIIERMPEFFAAQKELDRINKIHENILDKLAKEFHKKADKFQKSKNPVLKKELEILQARAHAYQKTASDDLTKNQNKLLNPIYKKIENAIHKVIDKDKNIIRVDDCSPGKGVLVNKGEDITEEVKKELGLK from the coding sequence ATGAAAAAAAATACAATTTTTTATTTTCTATTATTTCTCTTTTTATTTGGATATTCATATTCCTATTCTAATTCTTTGAAGGAATGTCATAAAAAAATAGTTTGTCTTAATAGCATAGTTATAATAGAAAGAATGCCAGAGTTTTTTGCTGCTCAAAAAGAATTAGATAGAATTAATAAAATTCATGAAAATATTTTAGATAAATTAGCAAAAGAATTTCATAAAAAAGCAGACAAATTTCAAAAAAGCAAAAATCCAGTTCTTAAAAAAGAATTAGAAATTTTACAGGCAAGAGCTCATGCCTATCAGAAAACAGCTTCAGATGATTTAACTAAAAATCAAAACAAGTTATTAAATCCTATATATAAGAAGATAGAAAATGCTATTCATAAAGTAATAGATAAAGATAAAAATATTATAAGAGTTGATGATTGTAGTCCTGGAAAAGGAGTTTTGGTAAATAAAGGAGAAGACATAACTGAAGAAGTTAAAAAAGAATTAGGATTAAAATAA
- a CDS encoding BamA/OMP85 family outer membrane protein — MQIQQGLSFYVKNNNDTITNNYKNNFSFVVRKIHVIGKTKYDRSFISELSGISIGELVDIYGIKTDNAVKKLWNSNLFKNISIYKKNVHKNEIDLFFELEDLEEIHEIKIEGKGIKDDQFPNIKKIKVGDKISGDFIQTIKNDIQEYYTKKGYHEIDIKSEIKKNNYNKNVLYLYINKGNKIEIEEILFDGNQIIQDKELFNLINKNKKNFFYFISVIKKPLFVQENIKEDLKNIINQYKSIGYLDIQVFLDSVWKKKSGNYGIKIKIIEGKKYYLGNVNILGNKKLKTNFLKKIFCYKKGDVYNQIGINKNILNPSYSDSILYAYLNLGHLFVNISFTEKRILDNKIDLEIKIEENKPVYINKVIILGNSITKDHVIRRELKTYPGDLFSIEKIKYSLLDLENLNLFDKIYHEIKPNKKNGWVNVEWHVVEKNTNEFQFHGGFGGKDFRKTIGNFKLNFGNFSIKNILKYNSWNPIPQGDGQKLTIHSQLGKDFTSYGFTFTEPWIERTNPTSLTFKSQYSVIKIKKEEDLDFLSQIYKNTKISQEEKQFLEKIGISIYLNKFLTFLDPFSKILTSIDYEKLLYKKEISSNLYQKRKFNNLSYLISLQRLSTGPNIIFPFQGSKIQLNSIFTFPYSIILKNSGDKEWMEYFKLKMILFWYRKIIDNMVLKVGGELGYLGKYKNSKELLPFQKFYMGGVVQSNLLGPKLYDKDHIPLRGYSFQHQNNGGTIYNKLILEIRYLIKDLSNLKVWTTCFIEGGNISDYYKKFNPLIMNKSFGFGFRLFWLPIGFLGIDFGYPIDNDIIHGLNKSKWKTHFIVGKDL, encoded by the coding sequence ATGCAAATCCAACAAGGATTATCATTTTATGTTAAAAACAATAATGATACCATTACAAATAATTATAAAAATAATTTTTCTTTTGTTGTAAGAAAAATACATGTTATAGGAAAAACTAAATATGATAGGAGTTTTATTTCTGAATTATCGGGTATTTCTATTGGAGAATTAGTTGATATTTATGGAATAAAAACAGATAATGCTGTAAAAAAATTATGGAATAGTAATCTTTTTAAAAATATATCCATTTATAAGAAAAATGTGCATAAAAATGAAATTGATTTGTTTTTTGAATTGGAAGATTTGGAAGAAATTCATGAAATAAAAATAGAAGGTAAAGGTATTAAAGATGATCAGTTTCCTAACATAAAAAAAATAAAAGTTGGAGATAAAATTTCTGGTGATTTTATTCAAACTATAAAAAATGATATACAAGAATATTATACAAAGAAAGGATATCATGAGATAGATATAAAAAGCGAAATTAAAAAGAATAATTACAATAAGAATGTTTTATATTTATATATAAATAAAGGAAACAAAATTGAAATAGAAGAAATATTGTTTGATGGAAATCAAATCATTCAAGATAAAGAATTATTTAATTTAATAAATAAAAATAAAAAAAACTTTTTTTATTTTATTTCAGTCATCAAAAAACCTCTTTTTGTTCAAGAAAATATAAAAGAAGATTTAAAAAACATAATCAATCAATATAAATCCATAGGATATCTTGATATTCAAGTATTTTTAGATTCTGTATGGAAAAAAAAATCTGGAAACTATGGAATAAAAATAAAAATTATAGAAGGTAAAAAATATTATTTAGGAAACGTTAATATATTAGGAAATAAAAAATTAAAAACAAATTTTTTGAAAAAAATTTTTTGTTATAAAAAAGGAGATGTTTATAATCAAATTGGAATTAATAAAAATATTTTAAATCCTTCTTATTCTGATAGTATTTTATATGCTTATTTAAATTTAGGCCATTTATTTGTTAATATCTCTTTTACAGAAAAAAGAATTTTAGATAATAAAATAGATTTAGAAATTAAAATAGAGGAAAATAAACCTGTATACATAAATAAAGTTATCATATTAGGGAATTCAATAACTAAAGATCATGTTATTAGAAGAGAATTAAAAACTTATCCAGGAGATCTTTTCTCTATTGAAAAAATAAAATATAGTTTATTAGATTTGGAAAATCTAAATCTTTTTGATAAAATATATCATGAAATTAAACCTAACAAAAAAAATGGTTGGGTAAACGTAGAATGGCATGTAGTTGAAAAAAATACTAATGAATTTCAGTTTCATGGCGGATTTGGAGGAAAAGATTTTAGAAAAACTATTGGAAATTTTAAGTTGAACTTTGGAAATTTTTCTATCAAAAATATTTTAAAATATAATTCATGGAATCCTATTCCTCAAGGAGATGGACAAAAATTAACTATTCATAGTCAATTAGGAAAAGATTTTACATCTTATGGATTTACTTTCACAGAACCTTGGATAGAAAGAACTAATCCTACTTCTCTTACTTTTAAGAGTCAATATTCAGTCATAAAAATTAAAAAAGAAGAGGATTTAGATTTTTTATCTCAAATATATAAAAATACTAAAATATCACAAGAAGAAAAACAATTTTTAGAAAAAATAGGAATATCTATTTATTTAAACAAGTTTTTAACTTTTTTAGATCCTTTTTCTAAAATTTTAACATCTATAGATTACGAAAAACTTCTTTATAAAAAAGAAATTTCTTCTAACTTATATCAAAAACGTAAATTTAATAATCTCAGTTATTTAATTTCATTACAAAGACTTTCAACAGGACCAAACATTATTTTTCCATTCCAAGGATCCAAAATACAGTTGAATAGCATATTCACTTTTCCATATTCCATAATTTTGAAGAATAGTGGAGATAAGGAATGGATGGAATATTTTAAATTGAAAATGATTTTATTTTGGTATCGAAAAATTATAGATAATATGGTGTTGAAAGTAGGAGGAGAATTAGGTTATTTAGGAAAGTATAAAAATTCAAAAGAATTATTACCGTTTCAAAAATTTTATATGGGTGGAGTAGTGCAGAGTAATTTATTAGGACCGAAATTATATGATAAAGATCATATTCCATTAAGAGGATATTCTTTTCAACATCAAAATAATGGAGGAACAATTTATAATAAACTTATTTTGGAGATACGTTATTTAATTAAGGATTTATCAAATTTGAAAGTTTGGACTACCTGTTTTATAGAAGGAGGAAATATTAGTGATTATTATAAAAAGTTTAATCCACTAATTATGAATAAATCTTTTGGATTTGGATTTCGTTTGTTTTGGCTTCCAATAGGTTTTTTAGGAATAGACTTTGGTTATCCTATAGATAATGATATAATTCATGGTTTAAATAAATCAAAATGGAAAACACATTTTATAGTAGGAAAAGATTTGTGA